AAAAAAGCAAAATCAAATTTGAAAAAACATGGCATATCTTTTGAAGAAGCAAGTACAGCTTTTGGGGATGAGCTCTCTATCACTATCGACGACCCACTCCATAGCGACGACGAAAATAGACTGATTTTGATAGGCAAATCAGCAATCAACAACACCTTGGTTGTCGTCCATTTGGAAAAAAGTGCGTCGATTCGGATTATCAGTGCAAGAAGAGCAACAAGCAAAGAGAAATTCTTTTACGAGGAGTGTTAAAATGAAAAAACAAAAAGAGATGCTTGACGAATATGATTTTAGCAAAGGCGTAAGAGGCAAATACGTGAAAGCGTATGAACAAGGGGTAAATATCGTCAAGCTCGACAGCGATGTGAGCAAAATATTTCCAGACACAAAATCAGTCAACGAAGCCTTAAGAACGTTAATACACCTCGTTTCAAAGCAAAAAAACACAAGCAGTAAAGGGCCTGCTACGCTTTAAGCAAACCCTTTACATGTAAGGCTTTTTCCTTACATGTAAAGCCCCCTAATATATCCACCCCACCTGTACTAACACCCTAGTATTGCGTTCAGGTTCGCTTTGCACTTTCTCTCCCCCGATGACTCTAGCGACTTGGACTCTAGTGAAAAACTCTTTGAACGCCGCTTGGTACCCTACGCCTATGTCACTTAGGTGTCTTGAACTTTTGCTACCACTGAGGCTGTTTTGCATCTTGGCGTAGCCTGTGTCTGCAAAGAGGCTAGCACGGTGGCTTATGCCCTGCACACTTGGCAGTGCGTAGAAGAGTTCCGCGCCCAAGATGTAGCCATTTTCCGCGCTATGTTCGCCATCAGGAAAGGCTCTCACCCCGTACGCACCTCCCAAGGAAAAGTCTTCTGACCCATCAAGGTTTTTGCCGCCTAGGGCATGTTGAAACCGAAGGCTGGTGGTGAGGGAGTAGGTTGGGTTAAAGTAAACCGACTGTTCGATGCTTCCTGCTAGTTTTGAGTATGACCCTTGTGTCTTGGCTCCCGCCGCATCTTGGGCTTTGGCGATGGTCTCATTGATGTTTAAACGCCCATGAGTAAGGGCAAGCGAAACCGTCGTGTTAGCATTAAGCCCCAAGAAAAGTCCCGTGCGGGTATAGTCTCCGCCAAGAGTGAGGGCATTGGACTCTTTGGGGGTTTTGACATTGGCACTTTGTATCTCATCTTCCATCTTTTTGTGGGCAAAGCCCATGGAGAGGTTGAGTGTTTCTTGACGGGTGCGGATGAGTGGATACGAAAGCTTTGCTTCAAGGGTGGTGGCATGGCCTAGGGCATCCAGGGCTTTGTACTCTTTGGCTAAGGAGTAAGTGGTGTGCGACGCACTCAGTTCTCCTCTTAAGCCATTGTTCATAAGAGGAAAGTTGTACGCCACTTTGCCATTTTTCAAATCACTTGTGGAGGAAAGCACGCCATTGAGGCTTAGCTTATCGCCATACCCAAAGGGTGAAAGGGCGTTAAGCCCAAGGTTGAGGCGGTACTTTCCTGTGTATCTACTTCCGTAGTTATCCCCGATGGCATAGGCTGTGTAAGGAGCAGTCGCTTCTGCTTGGATTAAAAAGTCACTGGTGCCTACAAGCGCTCCTGGCATGATGTCTGCCTTGGTGACCTTGGCACCGGGGGTGTCGTTGATGAGTAACATGGCGCGTTCTAGGGTGTTGACACTGATGATGTTGGCTTCTTTGACTGCATCAAGCAGCCCTTGGACGTTTGTGTCGTTGACTAGGGAAGTGTTGGAGAGGGTAAAGGCACCATAGTTTCCCTCAATCACCGCAAGCGTAAGGGTGTCCTCGGCAATGGCATCTTGGGGAACATACGCCCTTGCGACAAAGTACCCTTTGCTTCTGTAGTGCGCAGTTACCGTCGAAGCGATGCTTTTAAGCCCTTCAAAGGTGTGTGCTTTTCCAAGAGAGTCTTGCACTAAGGTTTCTAACTCTTGACTTGGGATGTGCGCATTGCCCTCAAACACAATGCGCGCGATAAACACCGTCGCTTCCCCGCTAGGTTGTGCTGTGGGCGTGGTCCTAGAAGGGGTCGGGGAGAGGTCAGGGATTTCGTTATTGACCCCTTCTTTTTCTTGGACAATCTTAGGCACGATGAGCTGTTTTTCAATGTCCCCAATACGCGGAGGCGCGGCCAAAAGGGCGGTGGTTACACAAAGCAATAGGGTAGTTGTAGGTTTCATCTTGTTTCCTCTTGGTCAACATAATCAGGCAATCGTACACCCCCGTTGATGATAGCAATGTTTCCATTTCCCCAAAAAGGCAAAGGGCCACTCGCCGCTACTACAGGTGCAAAGGCTTGGGGACTTTGTTGCATCTGTTGCACAAAGGCAGTAGAGACAAGGCTAGCGGTACCGTTTTCAATATGGGATACGTCGGGTGTGGGTGGTGTTGGTTGTGGATTAGGTTGTGGTGTTGGTGTCGCACTAGTGATATTTGCTGTCGTAGTAGCTGTATTAAGTGCTAGCAGATAATTACCTACAACTCCTCCATTGTCTCCATCGCTTAGCGTGTAGTCTATGGCTGTGACGGTTTTACTATTTCCCACTTCAGCATTCTCAAAACTAGCCGTACCGTGACCTAGCGTAAGGGTTTCCGTTCCAACCAACCCAGATAAACTTCCCCAGTTGGTCATCACCACGCTGGTCGTGCCATCGTAGATTTTATTATCAGCTACAAGGCCTGAGATAGTAAGTGCTTTTTGAGCGATATCTGCTGTGGCAGTTGTTTGGTCGGTGATGATGTAATTATCTTTATCAGCTCCTGCATAAGTGTTGGTGAGCGTGACCGTTTTCCCTGTTCCTGCATTTTTATCAGTAAAGACTCCCGATGAAGAGACGGTTAATGTGTCTCCATCAATAAGTCCAGTTTTGATAACACTAGCAGTATTAACTGTTGCTGTTAAGAGTCCATCGTAGGTTTTATTACTTGCACTAATACCTGAGATGGTGAGTGCTTTTTGAGCGATATCTGCTGTGGTGGTTGTTTGGTCGGTGATGGCATAATTATTGACATCTGCTCCCCCGTAAGTGTTGGTGAGCGTGACCGTTTTCCCTGTTCCTGCATTTTTATCAGTAAAGACTCCCGATGAAGAGACGGTTAATGTGTCTCCATCAATAAGTCCAGTTTTGATAACACTAGCAGTATTAACTGTTGCTGTTAAGAGTCCATCGTAGGTTTTATTACTTGCACTAATACCTGAGATGGTAAGTGCTTTTTGGGCGATATCTGCTGTGGCAGTTGTTTGGTCGGTGATGATGTAATTATCTTTATCAGCTCCTGCATAAGTGTTGGTGAGCGTGACCGTTTTCCCTGTTCCTGCATTTTTATCAGTAAAGACTCCCGATGAAGAGACGGTTAATGTGTCCCCATCAATAAGTCCAGTTTTGGCAACACTGGCAGTATTAACTGTTGCTGTTAAGAGTCCATCGTAGGTTTTATTACTTGCGGTGATTCCTGAGATGGTAAGTGCTTTTTGAGCGATAGTAAGCGCTCCTGCGGTATTCCCAATGCCCGCTTCTGTGTACCCGCTTTTAAGAATATCGATAGTGATATTGCTGTAGGTTCCTGCATTTTTAAACCCTGTTGTGCTACTGCTATCATAGATAAAGGTGTAGTCAGTTCCCAATACCCATGAAGCGTAACTTGCACCAAAGATGGACGAGGCACTCCAAAAATCTGCAAGATTATAAATACTGCCATTATAAGTGTGGTTTTGGGTGCTTAGGGAATAGGAAAGATTTATAGGAGACATTGTCCAAATGGTCGCCCCACCCAAGGTGAGCGTTGGATAGGCTCCATCGGTGCCTGTTATATCCCAACCCGCAAATGTGGACAATGTTTGCATCTGCGCAGTGGTTTTACCCACACCGCCTCCTACTGAAGTAGCTTGCCCTGTGGTTTGTGTATCCCAGAAGCTGTTTGTGATAACTCCACCTTCTTTTCTTCCCATGAGTCCACCGACATGGGAAGCTCCCTCATTTCCCGTAACCATTCCAGTGGCATAGCTATTTGTAATGGTTACAGTACTAGCAGTTAACCCCATAAGTCCACCAAGGTAGTCAGTTCCTGTAACACTCCCAGTGGCATAGCTATTTGTAATGGTTGCAGAACCACCTCCTACAAGCCCGCCGATACCCCCACCATCTCCCCTAACACTTCCGCCAGCATAGCTGTTGTTGATGGTTCCAGAAAGAATATATCCCACAAGCCCACCAGCATAAGAACTAGGATTTTTACCCATAACATTTCCACTAGCATAGCTGTTGTTGATGGTTCCAGAATGAATATACCCCACAAGCCCACCGACGCTCGATATGCCTGTTATATCTATACTAGTAACGCCAACATTTTGTATCGTGGCACCATTATTTATATAGCCAAAGAATCCAACACCACTTGTGGTTGGGCGATTGATAAATAAGCCCGCGATAGTATGTCCTAACCCATTAAAGCTTCCTGAAAAACGGTTGACATTATCTCCGATAGGCACAAAACCCATTGCAACATTTGCTGTGCCAGCATTATTATCATGATCTCCAACATTCCAGCCAGAAGTCACACTTGCGTCTATATCGCTTCCTAGTTCGTACTTTCCAGCCAGTGCTTGATTCATCCATTGGAGTTGGTTGACATTGTGGATGATGACTTTACCGTTTGCATTAAAGATGACTTTATCTCGGACATTGGCGGCATTAAAGTAAACACCGCCGTTCGTGGTGTTGGTGTTTTCAATGGCGGCATTGACGTAAATCTCATCCCCTGCGGTGAGTTTAAGTTGTGTGGCCGTTGCCCATGTAATGTTTTCATTGACGGTGATGTCATAAACTGCTTGAAGTTCTATATCAGCTGTGCTTAGTGCATTTTGAATGGCTGTTGCACTCACACTTTCGCCACCTACGCCTCCGCCTGCGGATTCGATAGTGATATTATCTGGGTCAATGAGCCATTTTGCGGTTTTAATGATAGTGCTATCTTCTACATGTAAAGATTTTCCCGAAGTCTCGATAAACCCACCAGAGGCATCAAGAGTGCCATCTACATGCGCACTTCCCCCATGGGCAAACAACACAATCTTCCCCTTAGCATCCTCAAGCGACCTAGCTT
The nucleotide sequence above comes from Sulfurospirillum tamanense. Encoded proteins:
- a CDS encoding ShlB/FhaC/HecB family hemolysin secretion/activation protein — translated: MKPTTTLLLCVTTALLAAPPRIGDIEKQLIVPKIVQEKEGVNNEIPDLSPTPSRTTPTAQPSGEATVFIARIVFEGNAHIPSQELETLVQDSLGKAHTFEGLKSIASTVTAHYRSKGYFVARAYVPQDAIAEDTLTLAVIEGNYGAFTLSNTSLVNDTNVQGLLDAVKEANIISVNTLERAMLLINDTPGAKVTKADIMPGALVGTSDFLIQAEATAPYTAYAIGDNYGSRYTGKYRLNLGLNALSPFGYGDKLSLNGVLSSTSDLKNGKVAYNFPLMNNGLRGELSASHTTYSLAKEYKALDALGHATTLEAKLSYPLIRTRQETLNLSMGFAHKKMEDEIQSANVKTPKESNALTLGGDYTRTGLFLGLNANTTVSLALTHGRLNINETIAKAQDAAGAKTQGSYSKLAGSIEQSVYFNPTYSLTTSLRFQHALGGKNLDGSEDFSLGGAYGVRAFPDGEHSAENGYILGAELFYALPSVQGISHRASLFADTGYAKMQNSLSGSKSSRHLSDIGVGYQAAFKEFFTRVQVARVIGGEKVQSEPERNTRVLVQVGWIY
- a CDS encoding YDG domain-containing protein, translated to MKFSLDYSSRFRILKGGKIALVVSAVVASASLLQAAPSGGVVTSGSANITQSGAVTTITQSTQKAAINWTDFSIKANETVNFVQPSANAIALNRVVGNERSVIDGALSANGQVWLLNSNGVLFGKNASINTAGLLATTSSLSDADFNAGNYTFSGASNNAILNLGTITISSEGYAILSGKEVQNQGSIHALRGDVHLVGADTVSINLNGNSLLNLTVNKGVLDALVKNSGSIQADGGEVYLTTNAVDELLKGVVNSTGIIEARSLEDAKGKIVLFAHGGSAHVDGTLDASGGFIETSGKSLHVEDSTIIKTAKWLIDPDNITIESAGGGVGGESVSATAIQNALSTADIELQAVYDITVNENITWATATQLKLTAGDEIYVNAAIENTNTTNGGVYFNAANVRDKVIFNANGKVIIHNVNQLQWMNQALAGKYELGSDIDASVTSGWNVGDHDNNAGTANVAMGFVPIGDNVNRFSGSFNGLGHTIAGLFINRPTTSGVGFFGYINNGATIQNVGVTSIDITGISSVGGLVGYIHSGTINNSYASGNVMGKNPSSYAGGLVGYILSGTINNSYAGGSVRGDGGGIGGLVGGGSATITNSYATGSVTGTDYLGGLMGLTASTVTITNSYATGMVTGNEGASHVGGLMGRKEGGVITNSFWDTQTTGQATSVGGGVGKTTAQMQTLSTFAGWDITGTDGAYPTLTLGGATIWTMSPINLSYSLSTQNHTYNGSIYNLADFWSASSIFGASYASWVLGTDYTFIYDSSSTTGFKNAGTYSNITIDILKSGYTEAGIGNTAGALTIAQKALTISGITASNKTYDGLLTATVNTASVAKTGLIDGDTLTVSSSGVFTDKNAGTGKTVTLTNTYAGADKDNYIITDQTTATADIAQKALTISGISASNKTYDGLLTATVNTASVIKTGLIDGDTLTVSSSGVFTDKNAGTGKTVTLTNTYGGADVNNYAITDQTTTTADIAQKALTISGISASNKTYDGLLTATVNTASVIKTGLIDGDTLTVSSSGVFTDKNAGTGKTVTLTNTYAGADKDNYIITDQTTATADIAQKALTISGLVADNKIYDGTTSVVMTNWGSLSGLVGTETLTLGHGTASFENAEVGNSKTVTAIDYTLSDGDNGGVVGNYLLALNTATTTANITSATPTPQPNPQPTPPTPDVSHIENGTASLVSTAFVQQMQQSPQAFAPVVAASGPLPFWGNGNIAIINGGVRLPDYVDQEETR
- a CDS encoding BrnT family toxin, giving the protein MAINFEWDDKKAKSNLKKHGISFEEASTAFGDELSITIDDPLHSDDENRLILIGKSAINNTLVVVHLEKSASIRIISARRATSKEKFFYEEC